Proteins from a single region of bacterium:
- the lpxI gene encoding UDP-2,3-diacylglucosamine diphosphatase LpxI (LpxI, functionally equivalent to LpxH, replaces it in LPS biosynthesis in a minority of bacteria.), whose protein sequence is MERIAVLAGGGELPFLIVDKIKKRRENVSILALKGITKKEVAKLSGKVYWLHLGEVEKFITILKESGVNKLIFSGKIDKKLLLDNRHFDNKVKQFLDKMEDKGDFSLLWHIANILEKEDIELISPYEYLKSNLVGKRVLSKRKPTSRENLDISLGWNIAKNIAHLDIGHTVVVKEGMVFAVESMEGTDAAILRGGKLAGEGAVAVKVARPNQDSRFDHPPVIGLNTLDVAHKAGISVIAFEAEKTIVLEKQSLIKACNDYGIALTGL, encoded by the coding sequence ATGGAAAGAATAGCTGTATTAGCAGGGGGTGGCGAGTTACCTTTTTTGATTGTCGATAAAATAAAAAAAAGACGTGAAAATGTTTCAATATTAGCGCTAAAAGGTATAACCAAAAAAGAAGTTGCGAAGTTAAGCGGAAAAGTTTATTGGTTACATCTCGGCGAGGTTGAAAAATTTATCACTATCCTAAAAGAATCAGGCGTAAATAAACTCATTTTTTCGGGGAAAATCGACAAAAAATTGTTACTTGATAACCGTCATTTTGACAACAAAGTCAAACAATTTCTCGATAAAATGGAAGATAAAGGCGATTTTTCTCTCTTATGGCATATAGCAAATATTTTAGAAAAAGAAGACATTGAATTAATTAGTCCCTATGAGTATCTGAAATCAAATCTGGTTGGTAAAAGAGTTTTAAGTAAGAGAAAACCCACTTCCAGGGAGAACCTTGATATAAGTTTGGGATGGAATATCGCAAAAAATATTGCTCATCTTGATATAGGTCACACTGTAGTGGTAAAAGAAGGAATGGTATTTGCCGTAGAATCCATGGAGGGAACTGATGCGGCTATATTGCGCGGGGGAAAATTGGCAGGCGAAGGAGCTGTTGCTGTAAAAGTGGCAAGACCAAATCAAGATTCCCGTTTCGACCACCCGCCTGTTATAGGTTTGAACACTTTGGATGTTGCACATAAGGCAGGTATTTCTGTCATAGCTTTTGAAGCGGAGAAAACCATAGTATTAGAAAAACAATCTCTTATAAAAGCATGCAATGATTATGGCATTGCGTTGACAGGACTTTAA